GCAGCACCTTGAGGACGTCGCCGTTGTACGACTGCAGAAGCGCCGCGTAGAGGTGCCGGCACTTGTGGCACAGCTCGCCCTCGAGGACGCCGGCGGTGAGCTCGAAGTCGGCGCCGGGCTTGGTGTGCTCGGCGAGGAGCCGCTGCCGCTCTCCCCGGGGAACGAGGAACAGCGGGTGGTCCCTCATCTCGCAGGCGAGACGCGCGTCGATCTGCTCGCCTTCGAGATGCGCGTAGGTCTCGACCGCTCCGGTCCCGAGCTTGGTCTCGCCGAACCCGATCGAGCCCTTCACCAGCCGCTCGTTGGGGAAGATCCAGTTGAAGCGGTAGAGCGCGCCCTCGTCCTTGCGCGAGTAGTCCTCGAGCGCGCGCTGCAGCGCGGCGACGAGCGACGATTTCGCCGAGCCGTTGGGACCGTGGAGCAGGATCAGCTTGTGCACCCGGCCGGCGCGCACGAACGAGTGGAGGATGCGGTAGATGGCGTTCTGGACTTCTTCCTGTCCGACCACCGGCGCGCCGCCCTCGCCTTCCTGCACGCCCGTGGCCTGGTCGAAGGGACGATCGAACAGCTTGAAGCGGCGCACGCTGCCGGACGCCCGCTGGACGGTCTCCGTCCCGTAGTAATCGAAGCAATCGCGGATGTACTGCGCGGCGTCGCGAGCGTGCACGCGCGGCGCCTCGAAGAATGCCTCCATGTATTCCTGGAAGGCGAGGATCGTCTTGTTCGCGAGGAACGAGCGGCGGACCTGTTCGCCGACGGACTTTAAATATCGGGCTGAATCCACCATGGTGTACTCTACCACTCCGTGAGCAAGATCATCGGAATCGATCTCGGCACCACGAACAGTTGCGCGGCCATCGTCGAAGGAAGCGCGGTCAAGCTCATTCCTTACAAGGGCGGCGAGTTCATCATTCCGTCAATTTTTGCGATCGACGACAAGGGCAACGAGCTGATCGGCCACGAGGCGAAGCGCCAGTGGCAGTTGAATCCGAAGAACACGGTGTACGCAGCCAAGCGGCTCGTCGGGCGCTCCTACAGCAGCGACGTCGTCGAGCAGATGAAACAGCAGGTCGCATACGAGCTCAAGCCCGGCGAGCGCAACGACGTGGTTCTCGACGTCGGGCACAAGAACTTCCGCCTCGCCGAGATCAGCGCGAAAATCCTGAACAAGATCCGGGTCGTCGCGCAGGACTACCTAGGCGAGAAGGTGACGCAGGCGGTGGTGACGGTCCCCGCGTACTTCACCGACCGCCAGCGCCAGGCGGTGAAGGACGCCGGCAAGCTGATCCAGCTCGAGGTGGTGCGGATCATCAACGAGCCCACCGCGGCGGCGCTCGCCTACGGCATCGGGAAGAACCTGCACGAGACGGTGGTGATCTACGACCTGGGCGGCGGGACGTTCGACATCTCCATCATCGAGATCCGCGATCGCGTCTTCGAGGTGAAGGCCACCGGCGGCGACATCTTTCTCGGCGGGCTCGACTTCGACCAGGCGATGATCGAGTACGTGCTGCGCGATTTCGCCGAGAAGAACGGCATCGATCTCTCCACGGATCCGGTAGCGATGCAGCGGATCAAGGACCTGGCGGAGCGCGTGAAGATCGATCTCAGCAGCCGCGAGCAGGCGCCGTTCTCGGTGCCGTTCGTCACCATGACGGCCCAGGGGCAGCCGCTGAACATCGACTTCGTCTTCACCCGCGGTCTGCTCGAGGAGATCACCCAGGATCTGGTGGAGCGGACGGTGGAGATCCTCACCCGGGTGATGGATGACGCCGGCCTCGACCCGAAGAAAGTCGATGAGCTCTTGCTCGTCGGCGGCCAGACGCGAATGCCGGCGGTGCAGAAGCGGCTCACCGGGATCTTCGGAAAGACGCCCTCCAAAGGGGTGCACCCGGACGAGGCCGTCGCCATCGGCGCGGCTCTCTACGCCAACTCGCTGGAGGACAACTCCAACCTGCGCTTGCAGCTCCTCGACGTAATCCCGATGGCCATCGGCCTGGAGAGAGCGGGCGGGGAGTTCCACACCGTCTTTCCCCGCAACGCTCCCATCCCGAACGCCAAG
This genomic window from Deltaproteobacteria bacterium contains:
- a CDS encoding 2-alkenal reductase, which produces MSKIIGIDLGTTNSCAAIVEGSAVKLIPYKGGEFIIPSIFAIDDKGNELIGHEAKRQWQLNPKNTVYAAKRLVGRSYSSDVVEQMKQQVAYELKPGERNDVVLDVGHKNFRLAEISAKILNKIRVVAQDYLGEKVTQAVVTVPAYFTDRQRQAVKDAGKLIQLEVVRIINEPTAAALAYGIGKNLHETVVIYDLGGGTFDISIIEIRDRVFEVKATGGDIFLGGLDFDQAMIEYVLRDFAEKNGIDLSTDPVAMQRIKDLAERVKIDLSSREQAPFSVPFVTMTAQGQPLNIDFVFTRGLLEEITQDLVERTVEILTRVMDDAGLDPKKVDELLLVGGQTRMPAVQKRLTGIFGKTPSKGVHPDEAVAIGAALYANSLEDNSNLRLQLLDVIPMAIGLERAGGEFHTVFPRNAPIPNAKAVEATTSYDGQTDVAMRIFQGDNPHVSHNELLGDFLFSGLKAGPKGRARLEITFDVNIEGILTMSARDLDTGKQMKTAVRVTQH